A genomic window from Deltaproteobacteria bacterium includes:
- a CDS encoding ABC transporter substrate-binding protein → MKRSLNFPSFLRNGRSAVAVALMLVTLVPSLSWAQALKKVPFPFSPIGINVLPWLVAKEARIAERHGIDFDPVFIGASALLVQSMLSGAADFSGSGGPAIIANVLKGGDIIHITSMVPRFTQSIMVKAEIKRPEDMAGKKIGVSRLGTVTHFALQT, encoded by the coding sequence CGAGTTTTTTGCGAAACGGCCGAAGCGCAGTTGCCGTTGCTCTTATGCTGGTCACGCTGGTTCCTTCGCTCTCTTGGGCGCAGGCACTGAAGAAAGTTCCATTTCCTTTCTCGCCCATCGGCATCAACGTTTTGCCTTGGCTTGTGGCCAAGGAGGCGCGCATCGCCGAACGGCATGGCATCGATTTCGACCCCGTCTTCATCGGCGCATCGGCGCTTCTCGTACAGTCGATGCTGTCGGGGGCGGCGGATTTTTCCGGCTCGGGCGGACCGGCGATCATCGCCAATGTTCTCAAAGGCGGCGACATCATTCACATCACCTCGATGGTGCCGCGCTTCACTCAATCGATCATGGTTAAGGCCGAAATCAAGCGGCCCGAAGATATGGCGGGTAAAAAGATCGGCGTGAGCCGGCTCGGCACGGTGACTCATTTCGCTTTGCAGAC